The following coding sequences lie in one Maribacter forsetii DSM 18668 genomic window:
- a CDS encoding NAD-dependent epimerase/dehydratase family protein, with the protein MKKTYPEVFKNEEELEEAISRPTLSVVNMMKELKGDIIFLGVSGKMGISMAHMAKKACDLAGVTKRIIGVSRFSQAANKDYLESLGIETIAGDLVNQGFIKGLPDVENVIYLAGTKFGTQGNEPYTWVMNSFIPGLVVEQFKKSRIVALSTGCVYPLVDVNSGGSLESDQALPVGEYAQSCLGRERLFQYGSMENKTPISLIRLNYAVEMRYGVLVDIALKVKNNKPVDVTMGYANVIWQGDANAFILRSLSMCESPAKILNITGLETISVKDVATKFGQLMHKEVVFTGEEDDLALLSNSSLIAKEMGGPEVSTDEVIKWTADWVNTEKSVHGKPTHFEVKDGKY; encoded by the coding sequence ATGAAAAAGACATATCCAGAGGTTTTTAAGAATGAAGAAGAATTAGAAGAAGCCATATCTAGACCAACGCTATCTGTAGTAAATATGATGAAAGAACTTAAAGGAGATATTATCTTCTTAGGTGTTTCTGGAAAAATGGGTATTTCTATGGCTCATATGGCTAAAAAAGCCTGTGACTTGGCAGGTGTTACGAAGAGGATAATTGGCGTTTCTCGTTTTAGTCAAGCAGCGAATAAAGATTATTTAGAATCTCTTGGTATTGAAACGATCGCTGGTGACCTTGTTAATCAGGGTTTTATCAAAGGCCTACCAGATGTTGAAAATGTAATTTACTTGGCAGGTACAAAATTTGGTACACAGGGTAACGAACCTTATACGTGGGTTATGAATTCTTTTATTCCAGGGTTAGTGGTTGAACAATTTAAGAAATCGCGTATCGTAGCTCTTTCTACAGGCTGTGTTTATCCTTTGGTAGATGTTAATTCTGGAGGTTCTTTAGAATCAGATCAAGCACTACCGGTTGGTGAATATGCACAATCATGTTTAGGTAGAGAGCGCTTATTTCAATATGGAAGTATGGAAAACAAGACTCCAATTTCATTGATCAGGCTTAATTATGCTGTTGAAATGAGATATGGGGTTTTAGTAGATATAGCCTTAAAAGTTAAGAATAATAAACCTGTAGATGTTACTATGGGTTATGCCAATGTGATTTGGCAAGGTGATGCCAATGCTTTTATATTAAGGTCATTGTCAATGTGTGAGAGTCCTGCTAAAATACTGAATATTACAGGGCTGGAAACAATATCGGTAAAAGATGTAGCTACTAAATTTGGACAACTAATGCATAAAGAAGTGGTTTTTACAGGAGAGGAAGATGACCTAGCACTTCTTTCAAATTCGTCATTAATTGCAAAAGAAATGGGTGGTCCAGAAGTTTCGACCGATGAGGTAATTAAATGGACTGCTGATTGGGTAAATACAGAAAAGTCAGTTCATGGAAAGCCAACACATTTTGAAGTAAAAGACGGGAAGTATTAA
- a CDS encoding Nramp family divalent metal transporter, which produces MKSKIQNFFKALGPGFIIAAVVLGPGSITVSSRIGATHGYSLLWVIALGAISMSVYTTMSVRYGVLHEKSLLTTIAEKYGKWLSIAIGVCSFLAALSFQFGNNLGVGMGMKTLTGINEAVWPLIYTPLAIILVFYAKNLYKALEQIMMVMVIILILAFIINLIFIKPDLEAAAMGFIPRAISGDDFNEIAALVGTTFVLHNAFFQAYLVQGKGWKLVDMHKSIRDTKIGVFLLALISTLVVITAAATLKPKGISVNSAADMAIQLEMLLGSFAKYIFGFGFMAAAFSSLVVNSVTGGGLLADSMGLGSSMNQKMPKVFTAIILLAGMVIAVFFRGNVIYALIMAQASSILGVPLIAIGLFLVLNSKSIMGKYKNSILQNIMAVIGFILISALVYFMYGKLIGYLTM; this is translated from the coding sequence ATGAAATCTAAAATACAAAATTTCTTTAAAGCCTTAGGTCCTGGGTTTATAATAGCAGCAGTAGTTCTGGGTCCTGGTAGTATTACGGTTTCTTCTAGAATTGGGGCTACACATGGTTATTCGTTATTGTGGGTAATAGCGTTAGGAGCGATTTCTATGAGTGTTTATACTACTATGAGTGTCCGTTATGGTGTTTTACATGAGAAATCTTTGTTGACTACGATCGCTGAAAAATATGGTAAATGGTTATCAATTGCCATTGGAGTATGTTCATTTTTAGCTGCGTTAAGTTTTCAGTTCGGGAACAACCTTGGGGTTGGAATGGGCATGAAAACACTAACAGGAATCAATGAAGCTGTCTGGCCATTAATATATACTCCATTAGCAATCATACTCGTATTTTATGCTAAAAATTTATATAAGGCACTAGAGCAAATAATGATGGTAATGGTCATCATCCTGATATTGGCATTTATTATCAACCTTATTTTTATAAAACCAGATTTAGAAGCTGCCGCTATGGGTTTTATACCGAGAGCGATTTCTGGTGATGATTTTAATGAAATAGCGGCCCTGGTAGGTACAACCTTTGTTTTACATAATGCATTTTTTCAGGCATACCTCGTACAAGGTAAAGGTTGGAAATTAGTAGATATGCATAAAAGTATTAGAGATACTAAAATAGGTGTATTTCTGCTTGCGTTAATATCGACACTTGTGGTGATTACAGCAGCTGCGACATTAAAACCTAAGGGGATATCAGTGAACTCTGCCGCAGATATGGCTATTCAATTAGAAATGTTACTAGGTAGTTTTGCTAAATATATATTTGGTTTTGGTTTTATGGCTGCAGCATTTTCTTCGCTTGTGGTCAATTCGGTTACTGGTGGTGGGTTGCTGGCAGATAGCATGGGTTTAGGTAGTTCAATGAACCAAAAGATGCCTAAAGTGTTTACGGCTATAATATTATTGGCAGGTATGGTCATTGCCGTCTTTTTTAGAGGTAATGTAATATATGCATTAATAATGGCTCAGGCATCATCAATACTTGGGGTGCCACTTATTGCCATTGGTCTGTTTTTGGTTCTTAATAGCAAGTCTATAATGGGCAAGTATAAGAACAGTATTCTACAAAACATTATGGCGGTTATAGGTTTTATTCTAATTAGTGCTCTTGTCTATTTTATGTACGGAAAACTTATTGGGTATTTAACAATGTAA
- a CDS encoding amidohydrolase family protein, translated as MKKYSLLYLSIVIVIFSCKENLQEQGSEKEIKFFPVEVNHEEIPLGDNIYAIVGVSLFDGLSESTIENSTVIVRNGLIDEVGPKEEIEIPENATVIEGDSLTLMPGLVDAHFHYDHVKHFPTKFVRNGVTSVRDPGQWIEAFDFERETGDPLPRLFLTGPHIDMPPPSWPKDSYMVRDEAEVKEAMDYLFSQNVSAIKIYQNLPLGLIKEVTDIAHSKGLPVTAHLEITDVRQAVLAGLDGVEHITSLGTALVSKRKAEAFRQKMMADNKSRISGRLEMWKDIDVNGKKADSLIKFFEEHQTFLTPTLGPYEYIIEGDKTDSTALIAFQHMNEFIGRCAKANVRIAVGSHGPWVPYAKMGWSYQHEMDLLSKTGMGNGAIMKASTLENAKFLKIDHRLGSIEKGKQADLLLISGDPTENIRDMYNIERVMLNGIWLE; from the coding sequence ATGAAGAAGTATAGTTTATTGTATCTATCAATTGTAATAGTTATTTTTTCTTGTAAAGAGAATTTGCAAGAACAAGGTTCTGAAAAAGAAATAAAATTTTTTCCGGTAGAGGTAAATCATGAGGAGATTCCTTTAGGCGATAATATATATGCAATCGTTGGAGTATCACTTTTTGATGGATTAAGCGAATCTACTATTGAAAATTCTACTGTTATAGTTCGAAATGGTTTAATTGATGAGGTAGGTCCAAAAGAAGAAATTGAAATACCAGAGAATGCTACAGTAATTGAAGGCGATAGTCTTACTCTTATGCCAGGTTTGGTCGATGCGCATTTTCATTATGACCATGTTAAACATTTCCCTACAAAATTTGTTCGTAATGGAGTAACTTCTGTTAGAGATCCAGGGCAATGGATAGAAGCTTTTGATTTTGAACGTGAAACGGGTGATCCTCTTCCTAGATTATTTTTAACAGGTCCACATATAGACATGCCGCCACCATCATGGCCTAAAGATTCTTATATGGTTAGGGATGAAGCCGAAGTAAAAGAGGCTATGGATTATCTTTTTAGTCAGAATGTATCAGCTATTAAAATTTATCAAAACTTACCTCTTGGTTTAATTAAAGAAGTTACGGATATAGCTCATAGTAAAGGGTTACCGGTTACTGCCCATTTAGAAATTACAGATGTAAGACAAGCAGTTTTAGCTGGCTTAGATGGGGTTGAACATATAACATCATTAGGAACAGCATTGGTATCTAAAAGAAAAGCTGAAGCGTTTCGTCAAAAAATGATGGCAGATAATAAGTCACGAATTTCTGGGCGATTAGAAATGTGGAAAGACATTGATGTAAATGGTAAAAAAGCAGATTCTTTGATTAAGTTTTTTGAAGAACATCAAACTTTCTTAACACCAACTTTAGGACCTTATGAGTATATTATTGAGGGAGATAAGACAGATAGTACTGCATTAATTGCTTTTCAGCATATGAATGAATTTATTGGTAGATGTGCAAAAGCTAATGTGAGAATTGCAGTTGGCTCTCACGGACCATGGGTGCCTTATGCTAAAATGGGCTGGTCATATCAACATGAAATGGATTTACTTTCTAAAACAGGTATGGGTAATGGGGCAATTATGAAGGCATCTACTTTAGAGAATGCTAAGTTTTTAAAAATAGACCATCGCCTTGGTAGTATTGAAAAGGGCAAACAAGCAGATTTACTTTTGATTAGTGGTGATCCCACTGAAAATATACGAGATATGTATAACATTGAAAGGGTAATGTTAAATGGCATCTGGCTTGAGTAG